The following are encoded together in the Bacillus sp. NP157 genome:
- a CDS encoding histidine triad nucleotide-binding protein, which translates to MTDTIFAKIVRREIPADIVYENEDVLAFRDLNPQAPVHVLFIPKRAIATLDDAVPGDAELLGKLLLAAAAYAREQGFAQDGYRTVVNTNGHGGQTVFHIHVHLLAGRQMHWPPG; encoded by the coding sequence GTGACCGATACGATTTTCGCAAAGATCGTCCGCCGGGAAATCCCGGCCGATATCGTTTATGAAAACGAAGACGTGCTCGCCTTCCGCGACCTCAATCCGCAGGCGCCGGTGCACGTGTTGTTCATTCCCAAGCGGGCGATCGCCACGCTGGACGACGCCGTGCCCGGCGATGCCGAGCTGCTCGGCAAGCTGCTGCTCGCCGCGGCGGCGTATGCACGCGAGCAGGGCTTTGCCCAGGACGGCTACCGCACGGTGGTGAACACCAACGGCCACGGCGGCCAGACCGTGTTCCACATCCACGTGCACCTGCTGGCCGGCCGCCAGATGCACTGGCCCCCCGGCTGA
- a CDS encoding 3-deoxy-D-manno-octulosonic acid kinase produces MTDQRVTEAAGGTILFDAARATQVDADWFSPEAWAGRGRLRSQAGGRGGVAIIETPAGEAVLRHYRRGGMVAALFGDRYLFTGNARTRSTREFLLLAELARRGLPVPPPLAARHVREGLRYRADLITLRIPDARTLAECVADGGFNEALAQRVGTLVARFHREGVRHADLNAHNILVNGDGLYMIDFDRGRLRRPRIGWRRGNLARLKRSLVKVGAREGGDIFDEVLWPALARAYDEAFRP; encoded by the coding sequence ATGACAGACCAACGAGTAACGGAGGCCGCGGGCGGCACGATTCTGTTCGACGCGGCCCGCGCAACTCAAGTCGACGCTGACTGGTTCTCGCCCGAAGCATGGGCGGGCCGCGGTCGCCTGCGCTCGCAAGCCGGTGGCAGGGGTGGCGTGGCGATCATCGAAACGCCGGCCGGCGAGGCCGTGTTGCGTCACTATCGCCGCGGGGGCATGGTGGCAGCCCTGTTCGGCGATCGCTACCTTTTCACCGGAAACGCCCGGACTCGAAGCACCCGCGAATTCCTCCTGCTGGCCGAGTTGGCAAGGCGTGGCCTGCCGGTGCCACCGCCGCTGGCGGCGCGCCACGTTCGCGAAGGCCTGCGCTATCGCGCCGACCTGATCACCCTGCGCATTCCCGACGCCCGGACGCTGGCCGAATGCGTGGCCGACGGCGGGTTCAACGAAGCCCTTGCCCAGCGCGTGGGCACCCTGGTGGCCCGTTTCCACCGCGAAGGCGTGCGCCATGCCGATCTCAATGCGCACAACATCCTGGTCAATGGCGACGGCCTCTACATGATCGACTTCGACCGTGGCCGCCTGCGTCGACCCCGGATCGGCTGGCGACGCGGCAACCTGGCCCGGCTGAAGCGCTCGCTGGTGAAAGTCGGTGCCCGCGAGGGCGGCGACATTTTTGACGAGGTGCTCTGGCCGGCCCTGGCCCGGGCTTACGACGAGGCGTTCCGTCCATGA
- a CDS encoding MBL fold metallo-hydrolase: MSFDLRFLGTGAAHAVALGSSAVVLERDGQPLLLVDCGPDTLDRYVDTYGAPPTALYVTHTHMDHVAGMERLFFRLWFDEALRGRTKVFLHAALLPWLQGRVADYPGALAEGGVNYWEAFHLVPCTRGFWHEALWFDVFPTRHHVQGTSYGIALRGSFVFTGDTRPVPEALAIHGASGEVIAHDCGVVGNPSHTGVDDLEREYPADVRARMALYHYGSTADGETLEARGYRVAHPGERVTLPDPEPARPTAG, from the coding sequence ATGAGCTTTGACCTGCGCTTCCTCGGCACCGGCGCCGCACACGCGGTGGCCCTGGGCTCTTCGGCGGTGGTGCTCGAGCGCGACGGCCAGCCGCTGTTGCTGGTCGACTGCGGCCCCGACACGCTGGACCGCTACGTGGATACCTACGGTGCGCCGCCGACGGCTCTGTACGTCACGCATACCCACATGGACCACGTCGCCGGCATGGAGCGGCTGTTCTTCCGGCTCTGGTTCGACGAAGCGCTACGCGGCCGCACCAAGGTGTTCCTGCATGCAGCGCTGCTGCCATGGCTGCAGGGCAGGGTGGCCGACTATCCCGGCGCGCTGGCCGAGGGCGGGGTGAATTACTGGGAAGCGTTCCACCTGGTGCCATGCACGCGAGGCTTCTGGCACGAAGCGCTGTGGTTCGACGTTTTCCCGACCCGGCACCACGTCCAGGGCACCTCGTACGGCATCGCCCTGCGCGGCAGCTTCGTCTTCACCGGCGACACCCGCCCCGTACCGGAGGCCCTGGCCATCCACGGCGCATCCGGCGAAGTCATCGCCCACGACTGCGGCGTGGTCGGCAACCCGTCGCACACTGGCGTAGACGACCTGGAACGCGAATACCCCGCCGACGTCCGTGCCCGCATGGCCCTCTACCACTACGGCAGCACCGCCGACGGCGAAACCCTCGAAGCCCGCGGCTACCGCGTCGCACACCCTGGTGAGCGGGTCACGTTGCCAGATCCCGAGCCCGCCCGGCCAACTGCCGGATAA
- a CDS encoding response regulator transcription factor, which yields MSLNLLIADDHPMFRGALLHALAGLLAEGRALEAGSHSAMEAVLASGEAVDLVLLDLTMPGAMGFSSLLWLRGEHPDIPVLVVSSNDHPRNVRRAQQFGAAGFVSKSAPADVLRDAVSTVMGGGTAFIGARAERSDEDAKLAARLASLTPQQFRVLMLLAEGLLNKQIASELGLAENTVKIHVTAVLSKLDCRSRTQAAVLVKSLDIDEGVEGSHPG from the coding sequence ATGTCACTGAATTTGCTGATCGCCGACGACCACCCGATGTTCCGTGGTGCCCTGCTGCATGCACTCGCCGGCCTGCTGGCCGAAGGGCGCGCGCTGGAAGCGGGCAGCCACAGCGCGATGGAAGCGGTGCTTGCCAGCGGCGAGGCGGTCGACCTCGTACTGCTCGACCTGACCATGCCGGGCGCGATGGGCTTTTCGTCCCTCCTCTGGCTACGCGGCGAGCACCCCGACATCCCCGTGCTGGTGGTCTCCTCGAACGACCATCCGCGCAATGTGCGCCGCGCCCAGCAGTTCGGTGCGGCCGGCTTCGTTTCCAAATCCGCCCCGGCCGACGTGTTGCGCGACGCGGTCAGCACGGTGATGGGCGGTGGCACGGCCTTCATCGGTGCCAGGGCCGAGCGCAGCGACGAGGACGCGAAGCTGGCGGCGCGCCTCGCCAGCCTCACCCCGCAACAGTTCCGCGTGCTGATGTTGCTGGCCGAGGGGTTGCTCAACAAACAGATCGCCAGCGAACTGGGCCTCGCGGAGAACACGGTGAAGATCCACGTCACCGCGGTTCTCTCCAAGCTCGACTGCCGCTCGCGCACGCAAGCCGCCGTTTTGGTGAAATCGCTGGACATCGACGAAGGTGTCGAAGGCTCGCACCCGGGCTAG
- the dnaX gene encoding DNA polymerase III subunit gamma/tau: MSYQVLARKWRPRKFAELVGQEHVVRALTNALDSGRMHHAYLFTGTRGVGKTTIARIFAKSLNCERGESADPCGECAVCTAVDAGRFVDLLEIDAASNTGVDDVREVIENAQYAPSRGRFKVYLVDEVHMLSKPAFNALLKTLEEPPPHVKFLLATTDPQKLPVTVLSRCLKFNLKRLLPDQISGQMKHILGAEAIEYDEEAITELAHGADGSLRDGLSLLDQAIAYGGGVLRAGEVRAMLGSVERGQVLGVLEALASGDGAALMAEADRIASFSPDFGGVLDDLATVLHRIQLLQLVPGYRSEESDAGLATLAGQLNAEDVQLYYQIATNGRRELPMAPDARIGFEMVLLRMHAFRPADGEQGPPAPRSASGPTAARQASQGPAASAPAPSRQAPQAQATPSRPAAQAQASTAPPRPATQSPAASAPAPAAAPAPARPIAMGANGLPDWHDIVERAHLRGPIGQLAQNCSLREVDGEAMVMALQPQHLHLAVEPLTSQMEEKVSQALGRRVRFRFVADQGSQGNLGTPAERRAQAASDAQANAEASMDADPFVQALKRDFGARVIPQSIKPVEPGT; the protein is encoded by the coding sequence ATGTCCTATCAGGTCCTCGCACGCAAGTGGCGCCCGCGCAAGTTCGCAGAACTCGTGGGCCAGGAACATGTGGTCCGCGCGCTCACCAATGCGCTCGACAGCGGCCGCATGCACCATGCCTACCTCTTCACTGGCACCCGTGGCGTCGGCAAGACGACGATCGCGCGTATCTTTGCCAAGTCGCTGAACTGCGAACGCGGTGAATCTGCCGATCCCTGCGGCGAATGCGCCGTCTGCACCGCGGTGGACGCCGGCCGTTTCGTCGACCTGCTCGAGATCGACGCGGCCAGCAATACCGGCGTGGACGATGTCCGCGAGGTGATCGAGAACGCGCAATACGCACCGTCGCGGGGTCGCTTCAAGGTGTACCTCGTCGACGAGGTGCACATGCTGTCCAAGCCGGCCTTCAACGCGCTGCTGAAGACGCTGGAAGAACCGCCGCCGCACGTGAAGTTCCTGCTCGCCACGACGGATCCGCAGAAGCTGCCGGTGACGGTGCTTTCGCGTTGCCTGAAGTTCAACCTCAAGCGCCTGCTGCCGGACCAGATCTCGGGGCAGATGAAACATATCCTCGGCGCCGAGGCGATCGAGTACGACGAGGAAGCCATCACCGAACTCGCCCACGGCGCGGACGGCTCGCTGCGCGACGGCCTGTCGCTGCTCGACCAGGCGATCGCCTACGGCGGCGGCGTGCTGCGCGCGGGCGAAGTGCGCGCCATGCTGGGCAGCGTCGAACGCGGCCAGGTGCTGGGCGTGCTCGAGGCGCTGGCGTCCGGCGACGGCGCGGCCCTGATGGCCGAGGCCGATCGCATCGCCTCCTTCTCGCCGGACTTCGGCGGCGTGCTCGACGACCTCGCCACCGTGCTTCATCGCATCCAGTTGCTGCAGCTGGTGCCTGGCTACCGCTCCGAAGAAAGCGACGCCGGCCTGGCGACGCTGGCCGGGCAGCTCAACGCCGAAGACGTCCAGCTGTACTACCAGATCGCCACCAACGGTCGCCGCGAGCTGCCGATGGCGCCGGATGCGCGGATCGGCTTCGAAATGGTGCTGCTGCGCATGCACGCGTTCCGGCCGGCGGATGGCGAACAAGGGCCGCCGGCGCCGCGTAGCGCCTCCGGCCCGACGGCCGCGCGCCAGGCCTCGCAAGGCCCGGCCGCCAGTGCGCCGGCCCCCTCGCGCCAGGCGCCGCAGGCACAGGCAACGCCGTCCCGCCCGGCAGCGCAGGCGCAGGCATCCACCGCGCCGCCGCGCCCGGCTACGCAGTCGCCGGCCGCCAGCGCCCCGGCCCCGGCGGCAGCCCCCGCGCCGGCGCGTCCGATCGCGATGGGCGCCAATGGCCTGCCGGACTGGCACGACATCGTGGAGCGCGCGCACCTGCGCGGCCCGATCGGCCAGCTGGCGCAGAACTGTTCGTTGCGCGAGGTCGATGGCGAGGCCATGGTGATGGCGCTGCAGCCGCAGCACCTGCACCTGGCCGTGGAGCCGCTCACCAGCCAGATGGAAGAAAAGGTCTCTCAGGCGCTCGGTCGCCGGGTGCGCTTCCGCTTCGTCGCCGACCAGGGTAGCCAGGGCAACCTCGGCACGCCTGCCGAGCGTCGCGCGCAGGCCGCCAGCGATGCCCAGGCCAACGCCGAAGCCTCGATGGATGCCGACCCCTTTGTACAGGCGCTCAAGCGCGACTTCGGCGCGCGCGTCATTCCCCAATCGATCAAACCCGTGGAGCCCGGAACATGA
- the recR gene encoding recombination mediator RecR — translation MSNGSRLLGELIDALRCLPGVGAKSAQRMAFHLLERERQGGMRLSAALESAMRDVGNCTRCRNFSETPVCSLCASSSRDKQILCVVESPSDLAAIEQATGFRGHYFVLLGRLSPLDGLGPEELGLPLLVERLGEGDVEEMIIATNPTVEGEATAHYIGQLARAAGIRATRLAHGVPLGGELEFVDRGTLAHAFGSRQSLG, via the coding sequence ATGAGCAATGGTTCCCGCCTACTGGGCGAACTGATCGACGCCCTGCGCTGCCTGCCGGGCGTGGGCGCCAAGAGCGCCCAGCGCATGGCTTTCCACCTGCTCGAGCGAGAGCGGCAGGGCGGCATGCGCCTGTCCGCCGCGCTGGAGTCGGCGATGCGCGACGTGGGCAACTGCACGCGTTGCCGTAATTTCAGCGAAACGCCGGTGTGTTCGCTTTGCGCGAGCAGCAGTCGCGACAAGCAGATCCTGTGCGTCGTGGAGTCGCCGTCGGACCTTGCCGCGATCGAGCAGGCGACGGGCTTCCGCGGCCACTACTTCGTCCTTCTCGGCCGGCTGTCGCCGCTGGACGGCCTTGGCCCGGAAGAGCTCGGCCTGCCGTTGCTGGTCGAGCGGCTAGGCGAGGGCGACGTTGAAGAAATGATCATTGCCACCAACCCCACGGTGGAAGGCGAGGCGACGGCGCATTACATCGGCCAGCTGGCCCGCGCCGCAGGCATCCGGGCCACGCGCCTGGCCCATGGCGTGCCGCTGGGCGGTGAGCTGGAATTCGTCGACCGAGGTACGCTGGCCCACGCGTTCGGCAGCCGCCAGTCGCTCGGCTGA
- a CDS encoding DUF3488 and transglutaminase-like domain-containing protein produces MTRFRLSLTPRLETAPLLAPRPFDLLCLTMAFVVAVHATHLPWWLSAGLAVILAWRWWQRRAGGRRPSTWIKLPLVGLLLAVVVAFYGTLFGREPGSAFAVGLLVLKLLETEHPRDARVGIAFGGFALMSALLFDQSIVATVVVACALVPALGTLRALEEVAPGVRGWRTELAPALVSLLASVPLAAFAFLFIPRLESPLWGAPKADRAVTGLSSSMVPGEMAELLVDDTPAMRVTFDGRAPLPEGRYFRAYTMMSFDGKQWSEGFSGYASPATTFKGEPRFRYHVTLEPTQQRILPALDMPTAPPSIATLRFDRTLRTQDPVRTPTSYDLAAATDYRLDETLNPGLRRAALQLPAGVGPRARELAAAWADHYNHDPQAIARAALSLFRDGGYSYTLAPAPLGADRIDDFLFQTREGFCEYYASSFAFLMRAAGIPARVVTGYQGGYWNTLGQYLLVRRSDAHAWVEAWIEGRGWVRYDPTGAVRPERVSLGAPAAAAAGNDGTSFFDMAWLRNARDRWDVVNQWWNEAVNGFDALRQRGMLRPFGIRRTDVSDLAVILAVGCSLLVAVALGWALFQRREGDALDALMRRLQRKLAKAGVSRRTGEGPKHFMARAARSLPAHRNALERLSELYLRSRYAHDEPPPELVVQFRQGVREFKPRGVVK; encoded by the coding sequence ATGACCCGCTTCCGCCTGTCGCTCACCCCTCGGCTGGAAACGGCGCCCCTGCTCGCCCCCAGGCCGTTTGACCTGCTTTGCCTGACAATGGCCTTCGTCGTCGCGGTGCACGCGACCCACCTGCCCTGGTGGCTCAGCGCGGGCCTCGCCGTGATCCTGGCGTGGCGCTGGTGGCAGCGCCGCGCGGGCGGGCGGCGGCCATCGACCTGGATCAAGCTGCCACTGGTGGGCCTGCTGCTCGCCGTAGTCGTCGCGTTCTACGGCACGCTGTTCGGCCGCGAACCCGGCAGCGCATTCGCGGTCGGCCTGCTCGTGCTGAAATTGCTCGAGACCGAACATCCCCGCGATGCCCGCGTCGGCATCGCCTTCGGCGGGTTCGCGTTGATGAGCGCGCTGCTTTTCGACCAGTCGATCGTGGCCACTGTCGTGGTGGCATGCGCACTGGTACCCGCCCTGGGTACCTTGCGTGCGCTCGAGGAGGTGGCACCAGGCGTCCGGGGCTGGCGCACCGAACTCGCGCCGGCACTGGTTTCCCTGCTTGCGTCCGTCCCCCTCGCCGCCTTCGCCTTCCTCTTCATTCCGCGGCTCGAGTCGCCCCTGTGGGGCGCACCGAAAGCCGACCGTGCGGTCACCGGCTTGTCCAGCAGCATGGTGCCGGGCGAGATGGCCGAATTGCTGGTCGACGACACGCCCGCCATGCGCGTGACCTTCGACGGCCGGGCTCCGCTGCCCGAAGGACGCTACTTCCGCGCGTATACGATGATGTCGTTCGACGGCAAGCAGTGGAGCGAAGGCTTCAGTGGCTACGCGTCGCCCGCGACGACGTTCAAGGGCGAACCACGCTTCCGCTATCACGTCACCCTTGAGCCCACCCAGCAGCGGATCCTGCCTGCGCTGGACATGCCCACGGCCCCACCGTCCATCGCCACGCTGCGTTTCGACCGAACCCTGCGAACACAGGATCCGGTTCGCACGCCGACGTCGTACGACCTGGCCGCTGCGACCGACTATCGTCTCGACGAGACCCTCAACCCGGGCCTGCGCCGGGCGGCACTGCAACTGCCTGCCGGCGTCGGCCCGCGGGCACGGGAGCTGGCCGCGGCCTGGGCCGACCACTACAACCACGACCCGCAGGCGATCGCGCGGGCGGCGCTGTCGCTGTTCCGCGATGGCGGATACAGCTACACGCTGGCGCCCGCCCCGCTGGGTGCCGACCGCATCGACGACTTCCTGTTCCAGACCCGGGAAGGCTTCTGCGAGTACTACGCGTCGTCGTTCGCGTTCCTGATGCGTGCCGCCGGCATCCCCGCCCGCGTGGTCACCGGATACCAGGGAGGCTACTGGAATACGCTTGGCCAATACCTGCTAGTGCGTCGGTCCGATGCGCACGCATGGGTCGAGGCATGGATCGAAGGGCGTGGATGGGTTCGTTACGACCCGACCGGCGCGGTCCGTCCCGAACGGGTCAGCCTCGGCGCACCGGCCGCGGCAGCCGCCGGTAACGACGGCACATCCTTCTTCGACATGGCGTGGCTGCGCAACGCGCGCGATCGCTGGGATGTCGTCAACCAATGGTGGAACGAGGCCGTTAACGGTTTTGATGCGCTACGCCAGCGGGGCATGTTGCGCCCCTTCGGCATACGGCGCACCGACGTCAGCGACCTGGCCGTGATCCTGGCGGTCGGCTGTTCCCTGCTGGTGGCGGTCGCGTTGGGCTGGGCTTTGTTCCAGCGCCGTGAAGGCGATGCACTCGACGCGTTGATGCGTCGCCTGCAACGCAAACTTGCGAAGGCCGGGGTCAGCCGGCGCACGGGCGAAGGCCCAAAGCATTTCATGGCAAGGGCGGCACGCTCACTGCCTGCGCATCGAAATGCCTTGGAAAGGTTGAGCGAGCTTTACTTGAGGTCACGTTACGCGCATGACGAACCGCCACCTGAACTGGTCGTCCAGTTTCGGCAAGGGGTTAGGGAATTCAAGCCGCGTGGCGTGGTCAAATAG
- a CDS encoding Nramp family divalent metal transporter — protein MCVHAGGRVREEVRQARDAKVMQDVLHGRRRGLAALAPFAGPAVVVSVAYIDPGNFATNIQAGARYGYALLWVVLLANLVAMLFQSLSARIGIVTGSNLAELCRQHLPRPLVWVMWVVSELAAMATDLAEFLGGAIGLSLLFHLPLLVGMCITGVVTYVLLLLEGRGARRLEMTIGALVGVVGLSYLVELFIAPVDWAAVGLHIFKPDLPDGMAVALAVGIIGATVMPHALFLHSGLTERRVKATTDVERRRIIHLSNLEVVLALAVAGLINLAMVIMAASAFHGSHPDVARIETAYQTLVPLLGGAAATIFLVSLIASGFSSSVVGTMAGQMIMQGFVDFRIPLWLRRAVTMVPSFIVVLAGVDATRALVLSQVALSIALPFPMGALVWFSARRRIMGAFALRRPVIAVALVAALLVLALNVVLLLDTFDLITL, from the coding sequence ATGTGCGTACACGCAGGCGGCAGGGTGAGAGAAGAAGTCAGGCAGGCTCGCGACGCCAAGGTCATGCAGGATGTCTTGCACGGTCGACGCCGGGGGCTGGCCGCGCTGGCGCCCTTCGCCGGGCCTGCCGTGGTGGTCTCGGTCGCCTACATCGATCCCGGTAACTTTGCGACGAACATCCAGGCGGGCGCGCGCTACGGTTACGCGCTGCTCTGGGTGGTGCTGCTCGCCAACCTCGTTGCCATGCTGTTCCAGAGCCTGTCGGCACGGATCGGCATCGTCACCGGCTCCAACCTGGCCGAACTCTGCCGTCAACACCTGCCACGGCCGCTGGTGTGGGTGATGTGGGTGGTCAGCGAACTGGCCGCGATGGCCACCGACCTGGCCGAGTTCCTTGGCGGTGCGATCGGCCTGTCGCTGCTGTTCCACCTGCCGCTGCTGGTCGGCATGTGCATCACCGGCGTGGTCACCTATGTCCTGCTACTGCTCGAAGGGCGCGGTGCCCGTCGGCTGGAGATGACCATCGGCGCCCTGGTCGGGGTGGTTGGGCTGTCTTACCTGGTCGAATTGTTCATCGCCCCGGTGGACTGGGCCGCGGTCGGCCTGCACATCTTCAAGCCCGACCTTCCGGATGGCATGGCCGTGGCCCTGGCGGTTGGCATCATCGGCGCGACCGTGATGCCGCATGCGCTGTTCCTGCATTCGGGGTTGACCGAGCGACGGGTGAAAGCGACGACCGACGTCGAGCGCCGCCGGATCATCCACCTGTCCAACCTGGAAGTGGTGCTCGCGCTTGCCGTCGCCGGCCTGATCAACCTGGCCATGGTGATCATGGCGGCCAGCGCATTCCACGGCAGCCATCCCGACGTCGCCCGAATCGAAACGGCGTACCAGACGCTGGTGCCGCTGCTGGGCGGAGCCGCGGCGACGATCTTCCTCGTCTCGCTGATCGCCTCCGGGTTTTCCAGTTCGGTGGTCGGCACCATGGCCGGCCAGATGATCATGCAGGGCTTCGTCGACTTCCGCATCCCGCTGTGGCTGCGGCGCGCGGTGACGATGGTGCCGAGTTTCATCGTGGTCCTGGCCGGGGTCGATGCGACCCGCGCCCTGGTGCTGAGCCAGGTGGCGCTGAGCATCGCCCTGCCGTTCCCGATGGGCGCCCTGGTGTGGTTCTCCGCCCGGCGACGGATCATGGGCGCGTTCGCCCTGCGCCGGCCGGTCATCGCGGTGGCCCTCGTCGCCGCTCTGCTGGTGCTGGCGCTGAACGTCGTGCTGTTGCTGGATACGTTCGACCTGATCACGCTGTGA
- a CDS encoding YbaB/EbfC family nucleoid-associated protein yields MKGQIGQLMQQAQRMQDEMKRAQDELAKTEVTGSAGGGLVTVTMSGGHEVRAVHIDRQAFADDAEMAEDLVAAAINDAVNKIAELSRSRLGGVTAGLNLPPGFKMPF; encoded by the coding sequence ATGAAAGGTCAAATCGGTCAGCTGATGCAGCAGGCCCAGCGCATGCAGGACGAGATGAAGCGCGCGCAGGATGAACTGGCGAAGACGGAAGTGACCGGCAGCGCCGGTGGTGGCCTCGTGACGGTGACCATGAGCGGCGGCCACGAAGTGCGCGCCGTGCATATCGATCGCCAGGCATTCGCAGATGACGCCGAGATGGCGGAAGACCTCGTTGCCGCCGCCATCAACGATGCCGTCAACAAGATCGCTGAGCTGAGCCGTTCGCGCCTGGGCGGTGTGACCGCCGGCCTGAACCTGCCGCCCGGCTTCAAGATGCCGTTCTAA
- a CDS encoding glycosyltransferase family 9 protein, whose product MPLVRTLQAQAPGTRLTWLVGKLERKLVGDLPGVEFITFDKGKGHEGMREVRDALAGRRFDALLHMQVALRSNLLSLAVKADRRIGYDRARSKDLHGLFVNERIPARSGEHVLDAMASFIEPLGMQQTDVRWDIPIDDDAHAWAAEQLPGETPTLLVSPMSSHTLRNWRVDRYAALIDHAMARGMRVALVGGPSPAERTLADQILAAVNTAPLDLTGKDTLKRFMALLTRSAMILTPDSGPMHMANAVGTKVLGLHAASNPNRSGPYSDRRWCVDRYDAASRKFLGKPASEIPWGTKIEKEGVMDLVEVSAMIERLEACATHLQI is encoded by the coding sequence GTGCCGCTCGTGCGGACCCTGCAGGCCCAGGCGCCAGGGACCCGCCTGACCTGGCTGGTCGGCAAGCTCGAACGCAAGCTGGTGGGCGACCTGCCCGGGGTCGAGTTCATCACCTTCGACAAGGGCAAGGGCCATGAAGGCATGCGCGAGGTGCGCGACGCACTGGCTGGCCGCCGCTTCGATGCCCTGCTCCACATGCAGGTGGCGTTGCGCTCCAACCTGCTCAGCCTCGCGGTGAAGGCCGACCGGCGGATCGGCTACGACCGGGCGCGGTCGAAAGACCTGCATGGACTCTTCGTCAACGAGCGGATCCCCGCGCGCAGCGGCGAGCACGTGCTCGATGCGATGGCCAGCTTCATCGAACCGCTGGGCATGCAGCAGACCGACGTGCGCTGGGATATCCCCATCGACGACGACGCGCACGCATGGGCTGCGGAGCAACTGCCCGGCGAGACGCCGACCCTGCTGGTCAGCCCGATGTCGAGCCATACGCTGCGCAACTGGCGTGTCGATCGCTATGCGGCGCTCATCGACCACGCCATGGCACGCGGCATGCGCGTCGCCCTGGTCGGCGGTCCTTCGCCCGCGGAGCGCACGCTGGCCGACCAGATCCTGGCGGCCGTGAACACCGCCCCGCTCGACCTCACGGGCAAGGACACCCTCAAGCGCTTCATGGCCCTGCTCACGCGCAGCGCCATGATCCTCACCCCGGATTCCGGACCGATGCACATGGCCAACGCGGTCGGCACGAAAGTGCTCGGACTGCACGCCGCCAGCAACCCGAACCGCTCGGGCCCGTATTCCGACCGCCGCTGGTGCGTGGATCGCTACGACGCGGCATCGCGGAAATTCCTCGGCAAACCCGCCTCGGAGATCCCCTGGGGCACGAAGATCGAAAAGGAAGGCGTGATGGATCTGGTCGAGGTGTCAGCAATGATCGAACGGCTTGAGGCCTGCGCCACCCACCTGCAGATCTGA
- a CDS encoding Slp family lipoprotein — MSMYKPLVVAAATLALGACATVPQPLQGQFNDVSTAGAQQGGAPGAKVRWGGEIIKTEPGPQQTCFFVLSQPLDDEARPTAGKSESSGRFVACRDGFYDPEVFVRGREITVTGTLHGAVSQKVGDFDYAYPRVEADVVYLWPKRVPVNRYPPGFYDPFWGPGFGPGFGYGGWGGYGPWGDPYWYRPRTVIIRQPPPPRPAK, encoded by the coding sequence ATGTCCATGTACAAACCGTTGGTCGTTGCCGCCGCCACCCTGGCTCTTGGCGCGTGCGCCACGGTACCGCAGCCACTGCAGGGCCAGTTCAACGACGTATCCACGGCAGGTGCCCAGCAGGGTGGCGCGCCGGGTGCGAAGGTGCGCTGGGGTGGTGAGATCATCAAGACCGAACCGGGCCCGCAGCAGACGTGCTTCTTCGTCCTGTCGCAGCCGCTCGACGACGAGGCCCGACCGACCGCCGGCAAGTCCGAGAGCTCGGGCCGCTTCGTGGCCTGCCGCGACGGTTTCTACGATCCGGAAGTGTTCGTCCGCGGTCGCGAGATCACGGTGACCGGTACCTTGCACGGCGCGGTATCGCAGAAGGTCGGCGATTTCGATTACGCCTATCCTCGGGTCGAGGCCGACGTGGTGTACCTGTGGCCGAAGCGTGTGCCGGTGAACCGCTACCCGCCAGGCTTCTATGACCCGTTCTGGGGTCCGGGCTTCGGGCCGGGCTTCGGCTACGGTGGCTGGGGTGGCTACGGCCCGTGGGGCGACCCTTACTGGTACCGTCCGCGCACGGTGATCATCCGCCAGCCGCCTCCGCCGCGTCCGGCGAAGTAA